A window from Sphingobacterium hotanense encodes these proteins:
- a CDS encoding DUF6766 family protein, translated as MQRNFWYRNSLSIVFIALFILALIAQVYFGWKEQASLYQEEGSFLGFSTYLTSGHFLSATFENFQSEFLQMAMYVILTISLRQIGSAESKKLSGTEEVDREPVAHRDAPRPVKQGGWRLMLYKRSLSIAFIVLFLFSWIGHLYGSFLNVNEEHALKKEPLVGLSEFLTEPTFWFETFQNWQSEFLSVASIVILSIYLRQKGSPESKPVDSPHMETGKGG; from the coding sequence ATGCAACGAAATTTTTGGTATAGAAATAGTCTATCGATTGTTTTTATAGCGCTTTTTATTTTAGCCTTAATTGCGCAGGTTTATTTTGGCTGGAAAGAACAAGCATCGCTATATCAGGAAGAAGGTTCATTCTTAGGATTCTCGACTTATCTGACCAGTGGACATTTTCTGTCGGCTACCTTCGAGAATTTTCAAAGTGAGTTTCTGCAGATGGCCATGTATGTGATTCTAACGATTTCTTTGCGCCAAATCGGTTCGGCAGAATCAAAAAAACTTTCAGGTACGGAAGAGGTGGATCGAGAGCCGGTTGCACATCGCGACGCTCCCCGGCCTGTAAAGCAAGGTGGGTGGCGCCTTATGCTCTACAAGCGATCGCTTTCTATTGCCTTTATAGTCCTCTTCTTGTTCTCCTGGATTGGACATTTATACGGCAGTTTTCTCAATGTTAATGAAGAGCATGCTTTGAAAAAGGAGCCGTTAGTTGGCTTATCGGAATTCCTGACGGAACCTACGTTTTGGTTCGAAACCTTTCAGAATTGGCAGAGCGAATTTCTGTCTGTTGCATCAATCGTTATTTTGTCGATTTACTTGCGTCAAAAGGGCTCACCGGAATCAAAACCGGTCGATAGCCCACATATGGAGACAGGAAAGGGCGGCTAA
- a CDS encoding glycoside hydrolase family 130 protein produces the protein MGITITRKNIFFKPKLDRVLARRFVLSPERSKKIINRVLSMSEVDKESILNQILRNYASRHRSIINILERNFTVVEPILKELKISKQSLSDEDILLIGSYFTMEYSIEAAAYFNPSIVLSPDQSQTHEGEKRIIMSFRAVGEGHLSSIVFRSAVIDKNLDIHLDEVGILLDKPKHIKNHRYKKAEFIERLVDLHQPEEHVQKVIEDKLTDTFTYDELQRFVREIKEEQEDLSYDSQILMQQMLWLASSHYEISYSRDTSISERVIFPISDTEKNGIEDARFVQFISDKGKATYYATYTAYDGYSILPKLLSTKDFVNFKIQPLNGKIANKGAALFPRKIKGKYAMLCRVDGENSYVAFSNSLTNWHEEIKLVGEPEYPWEFIQVGNCGSPVETKEGWLVITHSVGPMREYSIGALLLDLEDPTKVIGKLKKPLLFANETERNGYVPNVLYSCGQIIHNNHLILPYAYSDQESTYATVCLDELLKNLVD, from the coding sequence ATGGGAATTACAATAACTCGAAAAAACATATTCTTTAAACCTAAACTGGATAGAGTACTCGCGCGAAGATTCGTCTTATCGCCAGAACGCTCGAAAAAGATAATCAATCGGGTGTTGAGCATGTCAGAGGTTGATAAGGAAAGCATACTTAATCAAATTCTCCGAAATTACGCTAGTCGACATCGCAGTATCATCAACATACTGGAACGAAATTTTACCGTCGTCGAACCAATACTCAAGGAGCTGAAGATCAGCAAGCAATCGCTTTCCGATGAGGATATCTTACTGATAGGTTCGTACTTTACGATGGAGTATTCTATTGAAGCGGCGGCGTACTTCAATCCCTCTATCGTGCTGTCGCCCGATCAATCGCAAACGCATGAAGGAGAAAAAAGAATTATTATGAGCTTCAGAGCGGTGGGCGAGGGGCATCTTTCGTCAATCGTATTCCGGTCCGCCGTTATCGACAAAAACTTAGATATACATCTCGATGAAGTCGGTATATTATTGGATAAACCCAAGCATATTAAAAATCACCGTTATAAAAAAGCGGAATTCATCGAAAGGCTCGTTGATTTGCATCAGCCGGAAGAGCATGTGCAAAAGGTAATTGAAGACAAGCTGACGGACACTTTTACCTACGACGAGTTGCAACGTTTCGTCAGGGAAATAAAAGAGGAACAGGAAGATTTAAGTTACGACAGTCAGATTCTAATGCAACAAATGCTGTGGTTAGCATCCTCGCATTATGAAATATCTTATTCCCGCGATACTTCTATCTCAGAACGGGTTATTTTCCCCATATCGGATACCGAGAAAAACGGAATCGAAGATGCTCGTTTTGTACAGTTTATTTCCGACAAAGGCAAAGCAACATACTATGCTACTTATACTGCGTATGATGGATATTCAATTCTTCCAAAACTATTGTCTACTAAGGATTTTGTCAACTTCAAAATACAGCCTTTAAACGGTAAAATCGCTAACAAGGGCGCAGCTCTATTTCCGCGGAAAATTAAGGGGAAATATGCTATGCTCTGCCGTGTAGATGGAGAAAATAGCTACGTGGCATTCTCCAACTCCCTCACCAATTGGCACGAGGAGATTAAGCTTGTTGGAGAACCTGAATACCCGTGGGAATTTATTCAAGTAGGAAACTGTGGGTCACCGGTAGAGACCAAAGAAGGATGGTTGGTTATTACCCATTCCGTAGGTCCTATGCGCGAATATTCCATCGGCGCTCTTTTATTGGATCTTGAAGACCCTACTAAAGTAATCGGAAAACTGAAAAAACCGCTTTTGTTTGCCAATGAAACCGAGCGAAATGGTTATGTACCAAACGTCCTCTATTCTTGTGGACAGATTATCCATAACAATCATCTGATATTGCCATACGCATACTCCGACCAAGAGTCGACATATGCAACGGTATGTTTGGATGAACTATTGAAAAATTTAGTGGATTAA
- a CDS encoding glycosyltransferase family 4 protein, producing MKRTLIIGTYLPRQCGIATFSHDLYKSLVENGKEAEIMAISNGSEQNFPKQVVYSVQQHEKEEYISAGDWINQNDYDCCILQHEFGIFGGSAGDHILPLLEQLTIPIISNLHTVLDSPSVDEKRVIKRLAELSSKITVMTDRAIRVLTDVYHIPRSKIKLIPHGVPDFQITAEEAKEYLGLEGKTVMLSFGLLGRSKGYEVAIEAVSKIKDDNFLYIILGATHPNVLLHEGESYKNELIQQAASLGLSGKVMFVNKYASDALLQIYLKACDIYVTPYPNVNQMSSGTLTFALGAGAAVLSTPYWYAKDLLADDRGCLFDFNDSEGLAECLNRLLSNPLLMNSYRNRALAYGKKMSWPNVGKQQIELIRSLMPKETSGVVKALTVKNEFTQLLPLKHQSQRRTANN from the coding sequence ATGAAAAGGACATTAATAATAGGAACTTACCTTCCGAGGCAATGTGGAATTGCAACATTTAGTCATGATTTGTACAAATCATTAGTTGAGAACGGGAAAGAGGCGGAGATTATGGCTATTTCCAATGGCTCGGAACAAAACTTTCCGAAGCAGGTGGTCTATTCTGTACAGCAGCACGAAAAGGAAGAATATATTTCTGCGGGCGATTGGATCAATCAAAATGACTACGATTGCTGTATCTTACAGCATGAATTTGGAATTTTTGGAGGATCTGCCGGCGATCACATTTTGCCTTTGTTGGAACAACTTACTATTCCTATTATCAGTAATCTACATACCGTGTTGGATTCTCCATCAGTCGATGAAAAGCGCGTGATTAAGCGATTAGCGGAGTTGAGCAGCAAGATTACGGTGATGACCGATCGCGCTATCCGTGTTTTAACGGACGTCTATCATATCCCTCGTTCCAAGATCAAGTTAATTCCTCACGGTGTGCCGGATTTTCAAATAACCGCAGAAGAGGCGAAGGAGTATTTAGGTTTGGAGGGAAAGACCGTGATGCTATCTTTTGGTCTGTTGGGGAGAAGTAAAGGCTATGAGGTGGCAATTGAAGCCGTTTCGAAGATTAAAGATGATAATTTCTTGTACATCATCCTTGGGGCGACGCATCCAAACGTATTGCTGCATGAGGGCGAAAGTTATAAGAACGAATTGATACAACAGGCGGCCAGCCTTGGTTTGAGCGGGAAGGTTATGTTCGTTAATAAGTATGCAAGCGATGCGCTTTTGCAGATTTATTTAAAAGCATGTGATATTTATGTCACGCCTTATCCGAATGTAAACCAGATGAGCAGTGGCACCCTTACCTTTGCTTTAGGCGCTGGTGCCGCAGTCCTGTCCACACCGTATTGGTATGCAAAAGATCTGTTAGCGGATGACCGCGGCTGCTTATTTGATTTCAATGATTCCGAAGGGCTTGCAGAGTGCCTAAATCGCTTATTGAGCAACCCATTATTAATGAATTCTTACAGAAATCGTGCATTAGCCTATGGAAAGAAAATGTCTTGGCCAAATGTGGGCAAGCAGCAGATTGAATTGATTCGTAGCTTAATGCCTAAGGAAACCAGCGGAGTGGTGAAAGCATTAACGGTTAAGAATGAATTTACTCAGTTGCTCCCGCTAAAACATCAATCGCAACGTAGAACAGCAAACAACTAG